Genomic DNA from Lactococcus garvieae:
GTTCGTGAAGCAATAGAAGAAGGAAGGCTTTCCGAAAATCGCTTTTTAAATTATCAAAAATTAATGAAAGAAGTCGGTTATGAAGGTATGAATAGCAAAGAGATTGAGCGCAGTAAACTGGATGCCATGTTTAAGGAAATTGGCGGGATGAAACATGCTCGTAAAGCTTTAAAACAAAAAAACAAGCATATATACTAAGTTTAATAGATGCAGGTCGTAAAGACTTGTGTCTTTTTTAAAACGATAAACTTAATAATTATAGTTGCAAATGCAACTATTTTTGTTTATACTTGATTATGTAGACATTAATGATGAATAGAAAGGAGACAATAATCCAAAATAATATTTTAAGAGATATAGGAACCATTGCTCGCGCATTGGATTCTATCAGTAATATTGAGTTTAAAGATATTGAACTGGCTAAAGGACAATATCTTTATTTAAGTCGTATTTTTGAAAATCCAGGCATCAATCAAAAACAAATATCGGAACTATTGTGTGTTGACAAAAGTACAGCAAGCCGAGCAATCAATCAACTCGTTGAAAAAAAATTAATTCAAAAAGTTGAGGATGTAAATAATAAAAAAAATAAATTA
This window encodes:
- a CDS encoding MarR family winged helix-turn-helix transcriptional regulator codes for the protein MMNRKETIIQNNILRDIGTIARALDSISNIEFKDIELAKGQYLYLSRIFENPGINQKQISELLCVDKSTASRAINQLVEKKLIQKVEDVNNKKNKLLYVTPYGEEVYPVIFRELQYSTQIALQGLDELEIAQINILLSKVSQNIKENWIEVKKGEKRIY